The Glycine soja cultivar W05 chromosome 9, ASM419377v2, whole genome shotgun sequence sequence TCTCCGCTTCCAACCCTTCTCGAACCGCTTCTGAACACTTGAAACGCGGAACCTGCTCCAACTTCAGCTCCGGTCTAAGGCCCGGTTCACTCCCTTCTCCTCTCCCCATTTCCTCCATCACCCCCGGTTCGAACCGGAAACGCCCCTCCCCCGCCACGTCACCCCCTTCCTATCAAAATCACTCCTCTGCAATGGTCGAGTCTTCCCGCTTCGAAATCggttacaataataataacaacaataattctCTACACAACCAGCACCACCAGCAGCAGCATTTAATGTTGTCTGGTGGGAAAGATGACTTGTGTGCCTTGGCAATGTTTGAGGACAGTGTCAAGAAGTTGAAGAGTCCAAAGACTTCGCCTGGTCCTGCTTTGAGCAAGGACCAGGTGAATTCTGCTTTGGACTTGCTCTTCGACTGGTTCTATGAAACTTGTGGCTCTGTGTCTTTGTCCATGCTGGAGCACCGGAAGTTTCAGGCTTTTTTGAGCCAGGTTGGTTTGCCCAACAATCTGAGGAGGGAGATTTCTGGGGAGAGGCTTGATGCTAGGTTCGGGGAGGCCAAGGCTGAGTCCGAGGCTAGGATTAGGGATGCCATGTTTTTTCAGTTGGCCAGTGATGGCTGGAAGAGTGGGGATTGGCTTAACTTTGACTTGTGTTGCAGTGGTGGCGGGGAAAGCTTGGTCAAGTTTGTGGTGAATCTCCCCAATGGGAGTAGTGTGTTTCAGAAGGCGGTGTTTACTGGGGGAGTGGAGAATTCTAAGTATGCTGAGGAGGTTTTGTGGGAGACGGTTACGGCGGTCACGGGAAGTGTGCAGAGGTGTGTGGGGATTGTGGCGGATAAGTTTAAGGCCAAGGCGTTGAGGAACTTGGAGGTGCAGTACCATTGGATGGTGAACACTTCGTGCCAGCTTCAGGGGTTTGCTAGCTTGATCAAGGATTTTAACCGCGAGCTGCCACTTTTCAGAGTTGTGATCGAGAGTTGTTTGAAGGTTGCCAATTTTATAGACAATGAATCTCAGATGAGGAGTGTTTTCCTCAAGTGCAGGATGCAGGAGATGGACTGTGGTGGGCTGATTCGCGTGCCTTCGCCAAAATGTGATCCGTTGAAGAACTTTGGAGTGGTGTTTCCTATGTTGGAGGATATTTTGAGCTGTGCTAGAGTGATACAAATGGTGGTGATGGAGGATGGGTTTAAGGTGATGTGTATGGAGGATCCTTTGGCGAGGGAGGTTGCGGGGATTGTCCAGAATGAGGGGTTTTGGAATGAGTTGGAGGCAGTTTATTCGCTTGAGAAGCTTGTTAGAGGGATGGTACAGGATGTTGAGGTGGAGAGGCCGTTGATTGGTAGGTGCTTGCCTCTTTGGGAGGAGCTGAGGAGCAAGGTGAAAGAGTGGTGTGGGAAGTACAACATCGTGGGAGGACCTGTGGAGAAGATAGTTGAGAAGCGGTTTAGGAAGAATTATCACCCTGCTTGGGCAGCAGCATTTATACTTGATCCACTTTACTTGATTAAGGATGCAAGTGGGAAGTATCTTCCTCCGTATAAGTGTTTGACGCGCGAACAGG is a genomic window containing:
- the LOC114368633 gene encoding uncharacterized protein LOC114368633, whose product is MPQNDTHSHQNGETTVTTSSSPHHHHPVLTLQLQAMTSTTSTSTDPLPSSDDAAAAVRAVNKRFEGLLTVRTKAIKGKGAWYWAHLEPILVPHPDTGLPKSVKLKCSLCDSLFSASNPSRTASEHLKRGTCSNFSSGLRPGSLPSPLPISSITPGSNRKRPSPATSPPSYQNHSSAMVESSRFEIGYNNNNNNNSLHNQHHQQQHLMLSGGKDDLCALAMFEDSVKKLKSPKTSPGPALSKDQVNSALDLLFDWFYETCGSVSLSMLEHRKFQAFLSQVGLPNNLRREISGERLDARFGEAKAESEARIRDAMFFQLASDGWKSGDWLNFDLCCSGGGESLVKFVVNLPNGSSVFQKAVFTGGVENSKYAEEVLWETVTAVTGSVQRCVGIVADKFKAKALRNLEVQYHWMVNTSCQLQGFASLIKDFNRELPLFRVVIESCLKVANFIDNESQMRSVFLKCRMQEMDCGGLIRVPSPKCDPLKNFGVVFPMLEDILSCARVIQMVVMEDGFKVMCMEDPLAREVAGIVQNEGFWNELEAVYSLEKLVRGMVQDVEVERPLIGRCLPLWEELRSKVKEWCGKYNIVGGPVEKIVEKRFRKNYHPAWAAAFILDPLYLIKDASGKYLPPYKCLTREQEKDVDKLLTRLASREEAHVVLMELMKWRSEGLDPLYAQAVQMKQRDPVTGKMKVANPLSSRLVWETCLTEFKSLGKIAVRLIFLHATSCGFKSNWSFMRKISANKHSRVALERAQKMIYIAAHAKLERRDFSSEEEKDAELFALSGSEDGMLADVYADAPLV